The Natrinema sp. SYSU A 869 DNA segment CCAGATCTCGCCCTCGTGGCGTTCGACGATTCGCTTGCAAAGCGCGAGCCCGATACCTGTACCGGTATGTTCCTCCTGAGTGTGGAGCCGCTGGAACACCTCGAAGATACGATCCTGATCTTCGTGGTCGATCCCGATCCCCTCGTCGCTGATTGATAGAACCCGCTCGTCGCCAGCCCATGTGGCCGAAACGCGTACACGTGGCGGCTCAGCGCCGCTGTATTCAAGGGCATTCCCCAGCAGGTTCTGGAACAACTGGCGGAGTTGACTGGCGTCACCCTCGATCGCTGGGAGATTCTCAGTTGTAATCTCCGCATCGGTCTCCTCGATCTGGAACTGGAGATCAGCCAGCACGTCCTCAAGGACAGCGTTCAGGTCCACCGGTTCAAACGAGTCACCCTCTGTCTCGATGCGAGAGTACTCAAGCAAGCCCTCGATCATTGTTCGCATCCGGTCAGCACCATCCACAGCGAACTCGATGAACTCCCGGCCGGTCTCGTCCAACTCGTCGACGTATCGATCCTCGATGAGTTGGAGGTAGCTCGACACCATGCGTAACGGCTCTTGGAGATCATGAGAAACCGCGTATGCGAACTGTTCGAGGCGCTCGTTCGACTCCTTGAGTTTGCGCCCGTATGTCTTCCGTTCGGTAATGTCACGAGCCACACCAACTACCCGCGTCAAACCGTCGTCGTCCTGAACAGGGTGACCAGGGGCTTCGATCCATCGTACTTCTCCGTCTCGAACGATCCGAATCTCTTCGTGCTTCGGCTCGCCCGTTTCGAGGGCCTTCTCGATACCCTGTTGTACCCCCTGTCTGTCCTCTGGGTGAACTATATCAAAGAAGTCCTCCCAGGTTTCGACTGTAGTTCCGTAGAGTGACTCCGCCGAGGGATAGAACGAAACTTCATCGTTCTCGACGTCCCAGTCCCAGACGACCGCATCGGTGGCATTGAGGGCGAACTCCATCCGGTCTCGGACACGCTGGAGTTCCCGCTCGCGTTCTTTCCGCTTAGTAATGTCTTGGACTGCTCCGCGGAGCAAGGTAACCTCTCTATTATCTACGTTGGGATCGCCCTTGACATGGAGCCAGCGTACCTCGCCGTCAGGTAATCTGAACCGAGCCTCTACGTCGAATGACTCGCCGGAGTCGAGCGCCTCCTCGACGGCGTTCTCGATGATCGGTCGGTCCTCCTTGTGGTAGACGTCGAGGGCTTCGTCCAGTGATGGTTCCTCGTCGTCGGGTATTTCCAAAATCTCGAAGAGATGCTCGGTCCAGAACGCCTCACGAGTGTTTGTGTCTATCTCCCAGCCGCCGACGTCTGCGATGCTTTCCGCCTTTTCCAATAGTTCGCGTGTCCGTTCGAGTTCCTTTTCGCGCTTCTTGCGGTCGGTTATATCCCGGAAATACACGGAGAGGCCAGATTCCGAGGGGTAGACTCGGACCATCGCCCAGATTCCCAACGGGTCAGAATCCCATTCGAAGCTCACCGGTTCCCGGGTAGCCATCGACGTCTCGAACTTCTCGAAGAGCAGGTTGGATTCATCGACATCGAGCACCTCCCAGGGTTTTCGTCCAAGAAGTTCCCCTGCCGATTTACCGAGATATGCCTCGGTGCGTTGATTCATATACTCAAATTTGAACTCATCGTCGAGGGCATAGAACGCATCATCAATTCGCTCGAAGATGTCGTCGAGTTCCTGCTCAAGTTCGTCGCGCTGCCGCTCGAGTCGCTTAGCCTGCTCCTCCAGTTGTTGCTCGTACTCACGCCGCTCGGTCATATCGCGGGTAACCTTCGTGAATCCCTTGAGCCCTCCCTTGTCATCTCGGATGGCGGTGATTGTGACGTTTGCCCAGAACGTCGAGCCGTCCTTGCGGACCCGCCACCCCTCGTCCTCGATACGGCCCTCGGCCGTAGCGCTTTCGAGATTCCGATCTGGCAGGCCGTCGGCGATATCGGTGTCGGTATAGAACGTCGAGAAGTGCTCGCCGACAATGTCGTCTTCCGAATAGCCCTTGATCCGCTTGGCCCCCTCGTTCCAGCTGATGATCCTACCTTCGGGATCAA contains these protein-coding regions:
- a CDS encoding PAS domain S-box protein → MTLPHLRVPNRRPAQIGSITILFDETLCEISRIWRKLPRGRQALIGSRPYSEAMEFPGPPPDVTIDDIRVFFSQTDQPSAPVFTGEVAEELECPRQTARHCLEDLAEQGEIQTKQRDDLSRIWWKPAENLAGGEQPDEAQFSAFVSAVKDYAIFMLDPEGRIISWNEGAKRIKGYSEDDIVGEHFSTFYTDTDIADGLPDRNLESATAEGRIEDEGWRVRKDGSTFWANVTITAIRDDKGGLKGFTKVTRDMTERREYEQQLEEQAKRLERQRDELEQELDDIFERIDDAFYALDDEFKFEYMNQRTEAYLGKSAGELLGRKPWEVLDVDESNLLFEKFETSMATREPVSFEWDSDPLGIWAMVRVYPSESGLSVYFRDITDRKKREKELERTRELLEKAESIADVGGWEIDTNTREAFWTEHLFEILEIPDDEEPSLDEALDVYHKEDRPIIENAVEEALDSGESFDVEARFRLPDGEVRWLHVKGDPNVDNREVTLLRGAVQDITKRKERERELQRVRDRMEFALNATDAVVWDWDVENDEVSFYPSAESLYGTTVETWEDFFDIVHPEDRQGVQQGIEKALETGEPKHEEIRIVRDGEVRWIEAPGHPVQDDDGLTRVVGVARDITERKTYGRKLKESNERLEQFAYAVSHDLQEPLRMVSSYLQLIEDRYVDELDETGREFIEFAVDGADRMRTMIEGLLEYSRIETEGDSFEPVDLNAVLEDVLADLQFQIEETDAEITTENLPAIEGDASQLRQLFQNLLGNALEYSGAEPPRVRVSATWAGDERVLSISDEGIGIDHEDQDRIFEVFQRLHTQEEHTGTGIGLALCKRIVERHEGEIWVDSEPDEGATFSVSLPAPDGT